From the Kitasatospora viridis genome, one window contains:
- a CDS encoding cysteine desulfurase family protein yields MPYLDHAATTPMLPEAIAAMTAHLGATGNASSLHAAGRRARRVIEESRESLAAALGARPSEIVLTGGGTESDNLAVKGLYWARRAADPARTRVLCSPVEHHAVLDAVEWLAEHEAARVEYLPVDGHGRVHPEALREAIERDPASVALVTVMWANNEVGTIQPIPELAAVAREFGIPMHSDAVQAVGQVPVSFAEAGVDALTVTSHKLGGPYGIGALLLSRAAAPVPLLHGGGQERDVRSGTLDVPAAAGFAVAAELAVERRAGSAARIGALRDELIARVRAAVPDAVLNGDPSPAGRLPANAHFSFPGCEGDALLMLLDAAGIEVSTGSACSAGVPQPSHVLLAIGAEPRQARSSLRFSLGHTSTGEDVAALAAAIGPVVERARNAGQR; encoded by the coding sequence ATGCCATACCTCGACCATGCGGCCACCACCCCGATGCTCCCCGAGGCGATCGCCGCGATGACGGCGCACCTCGGTGCCACCGGCAACGCCTCCTCCCTGCACGCGGCCGGCCGCCGGGCCCGCCGGGTGATCGAGGAGTCCCGCGAATCGCTGGCGGCCGCGCTCGGCGCCCGCCCCAGCGAGATCGTGCTGACCGGCGGGGGTACCGAATCGGACAACCTGGCCGTCAAGGGCCTCTACTGGGCCCGCCGGGCCGCCGACCCGGCCCGGACCCGGGTGCTCTGCAGCCCGGTCGAGCACCACGCGGTGCTGGACGCGGTGGAGTGGCTGGCCGAGCACGAGGCCGCCCGGGTCGAGTACCTGCCGGTGGACGGCCACGGACGGGTGCACCCCGAGGCGCTGCGCGAGGCGATCGAGCGGGACCCGGCCTCGGTCGCCCTGGTCACCGTGATGTGGGCCAACAACGAGGTCGGCACCATCCAGCCGATCCCCGAACTCGCCGCCGTGGCGCGCGAGTTCGGCATCCCGATGCACTCCGACGCGGTGCAGGCGGTCGGCCAGGTGCCGGTCTCCTTCGCCGAGGCCGGGGTGGACGCACTGACCGTCACCAGCCACAAGCTCGGCGGGCCCTACGGGATCGGCGCGCTGCTGCTCTCCCGCGCCGCCGCCCCGGTGCCGCTGCTGCACGGCGGCGGCCAGGAGCGGGACGTGCGCTCCGGCACCCTGGACGTGCCCGCCGCCGCCGGCTTCGCGGTGGCCGCCGAACTGGCCGTCGAGCGCCGGGCCGGGTCCGCCGCCCGGATCGGCGCGCTGCGCGACGAACTGATCGCCCGGGTCCGCGCGGCGGTGCCGGACGCGGTGCTCAACGGCGACCCGTCGCCGGCCGGCCGGCTGCCCGCGAACGCGCACTTCTCCTTCCCCGGCTGCGAGGGCGACGCGCTGCTGATGCTGCTGGACGCGGCCGGCATCGAGGTGTCCACCGGCTCGGCCTGCTCGGCCGGGGTGCCGCAGCCCAGCCACGTGCTGCTGGCGATCGGCGCCGAGCCCCGGCAGGCCCGCTCCTCGCTGCGGTTCTCGCTCGGCCACACCTCCACCGGCGAGGACGTGGCCGCGCTGGCCGCGGCGATCGGCCCGGTGGTGGAGCGGGCCCGGAACGCGGGACAGCGCTAG
- a CDS encoding IclR family transcriptional regulator, with amino-acid sequence MSQTVDRALTVLASLGDGPASLEQAANRIGVHKSTALRLLRTLEEHGFVQRQADHRYRLGGRLLSLAHSALEGIDVRQVTAPYLASLSERYGHTVHLAILDGDEVLFIDKVEARYPAPDDSWLGEQSRIGRRAPAVATAAGRVLLADLAEDQLAGLVERADFPARTPRSLRSAVELHAELAAVRRQGWSLDHAEYSPAVNCLAAPIRGNDGKAIAACTIAVPTAVGPVSELNRLLPELLCTVEAVSLAYGGSPTPRWCENRCGDKHAARTVS; translated from the coding sequence ATGTCTCAGACCGTGGACCGGGCGCTGACCGTGCTCGCCTCGCTCGGCGACGGCCCGGCCTCGCTGGAACAGGCCGCGAACCGGATCGGCGTGCACAAGTCCACCGCGCTGCGGCTGCTGCGCACCCTGGAGGAGCACGGCTTCGTGCAGCGCCAGGCCGACCACCGCTACCGGCTCGGCGGGCGGTTGCTCTCGCTGGCGCACAGCGCGCTGGAGGGCATCGACGTGCGGCAGGTGACCGCGCCCTACCTGGCCTCGCTGAGCGAACGCTACGGCCACACCGTGCACCTGGCGATCCTGGACGGCGACGAGGTGCTCTTCATCGACAAGGTGGAGGCCCGCTACCCCGCGCCGGACGACAGCTGGTTGGGCGAGCAGTCCCGGATCGGCCGCCGGGCCCCAGCCGTGGCCACCGCGGCCGGCCGGGTGCTGCTCGCGGACCTGGCGGAGGATCAACTCGCCGGCCTGGTCGAGCGGGCCGACTTCCCGGCCCGCACCCCGCGCAGCCTGCGGTCGGCGGTGGAGCTGCACGCCGAGCTGGCCGCGGTGCGCCGCCAGGGCTGGTCGCTGGACCACGCCGAGTACTCCCCCGCGGTCAACTGCCTGGCCGCCCCGATCCGCGGCAACGACGGCAAGGCGATCGCCGCCTGCACCATCGCGGTGCCCACCGCGGTCGGCCCGGTCTCCGAGCTGAACCGCCTGCTGCCCGAACTGCTCTGCACCGTCGAAGCGGTCTCGCTCGCCTACGGCGGCTCCCCCACTCCGCGCTGGTGCGAGAACCGCTGCGGCGACAAGCACGCGGCCCGCACCGTCAGCTGA
- the mnmA gene encoding tRNA 2-thiouridine(34) synthase MnmA encodes MTEFPGAPSGPSSAPSGSGRLRVLAAMSGGVDSAVAAARAAQAGHEVTGVHLALSSNPQSFRTGARGCCTLEDSRDARRAADVIGIPFYVWDLAERFREDVIDDFVAEYAAGRTPNPCLRCNEKIKFAALLDKALALGFDAVCTGHYARVVELPGGGRELHRAVDAAKDQSYVLGVLDAEQLAHSLFPLGDTTKELIRAEAEQRGLAVAKKPDSHDICFIADGDTQGFLAERLGAATGDIVDADGTKLGEHDGAFGFTIGQRKGLRIGRPAADGKPRYVLDISPVTNTVTVGPAEGLDVLGLTAIRPRWCGPAPEGAGRYTAQLRAHGEEVPVTAEAVGEELRVRLDRPVRGIAPGQAVVLYDGTRVVGSATIAETERRAVAGI; translated from the coding sequence ATGACTGAGTTCCCCGGTGCCCCCAGCGGTCCCTCCTCCGCCCCCTCCGGTTCGGGGCGCCTGCGCGTGCTCGCCGCGATGTCCGGCGGGGTCGACTCCGCCGTCGCCGCCGCCCGCGCCGCGCAAGCCGGGCACGAGGTGACCGGGGTGCACCTGGCGCTCTCCTCGAACCCGCAGTCCTTCCGCACCGGCGCCCGGGGCTGCTGCACCCTGGAGGACTCCCGGGACGCCCGCCGGGCGGCCGACGTGATCGGCATCCCGTTCTACGTCTGGGACCTGGCCGAGCGGTTCCGCGAGGACGTGATCGACGACTTCGTCGCCGAGTACGCGGCCGGCCGGACCCCCAACCCGTGCCTGCGCTGCAACGAGAAGATCAAGTTCGCCGCGCTGCTGGACAAGGCGCTGGCGCTCGGCTTCGACGCGGTCTGCACCGGCCACTACGCGCGGGTGGTCGAGCTGCCCGGCGGCGGCCGGGAGCTGCACCGCGCGGTGGACGCGGCCAAGGACCAGTCCTACGTGCTCGGCGTGCTGGACGCCGAGCAGTTGGCGCACTCGCTCTTCCCGCTCGGCGACACCACCAAGGAGCTGATCCGGGCCGAGGCCGAGCAGCGCGGGCTGGCCGTGGCCAAGAAGCCGGACAGCCACGACATCTGCTTCATCGCCGACGGCGACACCCAGGGCTTCCTGGCCGAGCGCCTGGGCGCCGCGACCGGCGACATCGTGGACGCCGACGGCACCAAGCTGGGCGAGCACGACGGCGCGTTCGGCTTCACCATCGGCCAGCGCAAGGGCCTGCGGATCGGCCGTCCGGCCGCCGACGGCAAGCCGCGCTACGTGCTGGACATCTCCCCGGTGACCAACACCGTCACGGTCGGCCCGGCCGAGGGCCTGGACGTGCTGGGGCTCACCGCGATCCGGCCGCGCTGGTGCGGCCCGGCCCCCGAGGGCGCCGGCCGGTACACCGCGCAGCTGCGGGCGCACGGCGAGGAGGTGCCGGTCACCGCCGAGGCGGTGGGCGAGGAGCTGCGGGTGCGGCTGGACCGGCCGGTGCGCGGCATTGCGCCGGGTCAGGCGGTGGTGCTCTACGACGGCACCCGGGTGGTGGGTTCGGCGACCATCGCGGAAACGGAGCGGCGGGCCGTCGCGGGCATCTGA
- a CDS encoding TIGR00730 family Rossman fold protein, which yields MNITVFCSAYSLDDRYSVPAAEFARLLGSGGHTLVWGGSNAGLMGLLADEVKAAGGRLVGVLVELLAHKGYQGADELVMTADLAARKAELLARADAVVVLAGGLGTLDEVTEVVELRKHGLHDKPIVLLDTEGFYAGLRTQLERMEAEGFLPRPLAELVSFAGTPAEVFELLAAAS from the coding sequence ATGAACATCACCGTCTTCTGCTCCGCGTACTCACTGGACGACCGCTACTCCGTCCCCGCCGCCGAGTTCGCCCGGCTGCTCGGCTCGGGCGGCCACACCCTGGTCTGGGGCGGCTCCAACGCCGGCCTGATGGGCCTGCTCGCCGACGAGGTCAAGGCGGCCGGCGGCCGCCTGGTCGGCGTGCTGGTCGAACTGCTCGCGCACAAGGGCTACCAGGGCGCCGACGAGCTGGTGATGACCGCCGACCTCGCGGCCCGCAAGGCGGAGCTGCTGGCCCGGGCCGACGCCGTGGTGGTGCTGGCCGGCGGGCTCGGCACGCTGGACGAGGTCACCGAGGTGGTGGAGCTCAGGAAGCACGGCCTGCACGACAAGCCGATCGTCCTGCTGGACACCGAGGGCTTCTACGCGGGCCTGCGCACCCAGCTGGAGCGGATGGAGGCCGAGGGCTTCCTGCCGCGTCCGCTGGCCGAGCTGGTCTCCTTCGCCGGCACCCCGGCCGAGGTCTTCGAGCTGCTCGCCGCCGCTTCCTGA
- a CDS encoding NUDIX hydrolase, producing MQWKIHGERPIYENPWVNVWLVDVEQPDGHRWEHHVLKLRHLAVAAVVNEHKQVLMMWRHRFITDSWAWELPMGLIEADESPAEAAAREVLEETGWRVAEVKPLIYAQPANGITDSEHFVFRANAVEYAGPPTERNESDRIEWIPLSELRGMIDRREIVSSGSLVGVLYLLLDEAGL from the coding sequence ATGCAGTGGAAGATCCACGGGGAACGTCCGATCTACGAGAACCCTTGGGTGAACGTGTGGCTGGTCGACGTCGAGCAGCCGGACGGGCATCGGTGGGAGCACCACGTGCTGAAGCTGCGGCACCTGGCGGTGGCGGCGGTGGTGAACGAGCATAAGCAGGTGCTGATGATGTGGCGGCACCGGTTCATCACGGACTCGTGGGCGTGGGAGTTGCCCATGGGTCTGATCGAGGCGGACGAGTCACCGGCCGAGGCTGCCGCTCGTGAGGTGCTGGAGGAGACCGGTTGGCGGGTCGCGGAGGTCAAGCCGCTGATCTACGCCCAGCCGGCGAACGGGATCACCGACTCGGAGCACTTCGTCTTCCGGGCCAATGCTGTCGAGTACGCCGGGCCGCCGACCGAGCGCAACGAGTCGGACCGGATCGAGTGGATCCCGCTCTCCGAGCTGCGCGGCATGATCGACCGCCGAGAGATCGTCAGTAGCGGCTCGCTGGTTGGTGTGCTGTACCTGCTGCTCGATGAGGCTGGCCTGTAG
- a CDS encoding SDR family oxidoreductase — protein MSTHLLTGAGSGIGATVAQRLLDRGDEVWLLARNAGRAAELRERFPGAHTLVGDLADPAKLSWALGHQSPPQELDSLLHIAGVVELGPIGDTPVKVWNDTLAANLVAPAELTRLLLPQLRQSRGHVVFVNSGAGLRANAEWGSYAASKFGLRALADALREEEHGNGVRVTTVYPGRTATPMQAKVHRQEGKEYDADAWISPESVATALLTAIDLPRDAELTELTVRPGR, from the coding sequence ATGTCCACCCATCTGCTCACCGGTGCCGGTTCCGGCATCGGCGCCACCGTCGCTCAGCGCCTGCTCGACCGGGGGGACGAGGTCTGGCTGCTGGCCCGCAACGCCGGCCGGGCCGCCGAGCTGCGCGAGCGGTTCCCCGGCGCGCACACCCTGGTCGGCGACCTGGCCGACCCGGCCAAGCTCTCCTGGGCGCTGGGCCACCAGAGCCCGCCGCAGGAGCTGGACTCGCTGCTGCACATCGCCGGCGTGGTCGAGCTGGGCCCGATCGGCGACACCCCGGTCAAGGTCTGGAACGACACCCTGGCGGCCAACCTGGTGGCGCCGGCCGAGCTGACCCGGCTGCTGCTGCCGCAGCTGCGCCAGTCCCGCGGCCACGTGGTCTTCGTCAACTCCGGTGCGGGCCTGCGGGCGAACGCCGAGTGGGGCTCCTACGCGGCCAGCAAGTTCGGCCTGCGCGCGCTGGCCGACGCGCTGCGCGAGGAGGAGCACGGCAACGGCGTCCGGGTCACCACGGTCTACCCGGGCCGCACCGCGACCCCGATGCAGGCCAAGGTGCACCGGCAGGAGGGCAAGGAGTACGACGCCGACGCGTGGATCTCCCCGGAGTCGGTGGCCACCGCCCTGCTGACCGCGATCGACCTGCCGCGGGACGCCGAACTGACCGAACTGACGGTGCGTCCGGGCCGCTAG
- a CDS encoding methionine synthase encodes MSDDYPFPELTGAATGIGSMPGTDAREAARTSVGALEQLPFLPELPARGPGADMIGRSAGLLVELFAEVQPSGWRFADRPGRDTRRAHSWMGEDLDALEEFTQGYEGALKLQAVGPWTLAASVELRHGEKALADPGACRDIAGSLAEGLRRHLADVRKRVPGAQVVLQLDEPSLPAVLAGSVKTASGFQRLRAVDRQVAEEALRELIRSLDVPVLVHCCAPGVPIPLLRRAGVAGISLDFGLLTDRQDDAIGEAVEAGTVLLAGVVPSVDAEKSDPAGAVGGIRTLWRKLGLDPQLLGRRVLVTPTCGLAGASPAYARRALVDSAKGAQSLVDNPE; translated from the coding sequence GTGAGCGATGACTACCCCTTCCCCGAGCTGACCGGCGCCGCGACCGGGATCGGGTCGATGCCCGGGACGGACGCGCGGGAGGCCGCCCGGACCTCGGTCGGCGCGCTGGAGCAGCTGCCCTTCCTGCCCGAGCTGCCCGCCCGCGGGCCGGGGGCCGACATGATCGGGCGCTCGGCCGGGCTGCTGGTGGAGCTCTTCGCCGAGGTGCAGCCCAGCGGCTGGCGGTTCGCCGACCGTCCGGGCCGGGACACCCGGCGGGCCCACTCGTGGATGGGCGAGGACCTGGACGCGCTGGAGGAGTTCACCCAGGGGTACGAGGGTGCGCTCAAGCTCCAGGCGGTCGGGCCGTGGACACTCGCCGCTTCCGTCGAACTGCGCCACGGCGAGAAGGCGCTGGCCGACCCGGGCGCCTGCCGGGACATCGCCGGCTCGCTGGCCGAGGGCCTGCGCCGCCACCTCGCGGACGTCCGCAAGCGGGTACCGGGCGCGCAGGTGGTGCTGCAGCTCGACGAGCCCTCGCTGCCGGCCGTGCTGGCGGGGTCGGTGAAGACGGCCAGCGGGTTCCAGCGCCTGCGCGCGGTGGACCGGCAGGTCGCGGAGGAGGCACTGCGCGAGCTGATCCGGTCGCTGGACGTCCCGGTGCTGGTGCACTGCTGCGCGCCGGGGGTGCCGATCCCGCTGCTGCGCCGGGCGGGGGTGGCGGGGATCTCGCTGGACTTCGGGCTCCTGACGGATCGTCAGGACGACGCCATCGGCGAGGCGGTGGAGGCGGGCACGGTGCTGCTGGCGGGCGTGGTGCCGTCGGTGGACGCGGAGAAGTCCGACCCGGCCGGCGCCGTCGGCGGCATCCGCACGCTGTGGCGCAAGCTGGGCCTGGACCCCCAACTCCTGGGCCGCCGCGTCCTGGTCACCCCTACGTGCGGCCTGGCGGGGGCGAGCCCGGCGTACGCGAGGAGGGCACTGGTGGACAGCGCGAAGGGTGCGCAGAGCTTGGTGGACAACCCGGAGTAG
- a CDS encoding ATP-binding protein produces MLKSSTNATTLQPSQAWEVEPDLAAAPSIRRLITGIAKGWRVPLSDDALRDVELCAGEVLANAVEHTGARFRVTVGWTGERLRVEVADNSLRPPDRGAAEDMLTGGRGLLLVEGLAHSWGWRPEGAGKVVWFECAADQLVTGDRRLAVLVNAAQARGHELSDSA; encoded by the coding sequence GTGCTGAAGAGCTCGACGAACGCCACCACACTGCAGCCTTCGCAAGCGTGGGAAGTTGAGCCCGATTTGGCCGCCGCTCCGTCAATACGCCGGTTGATCACGGGGATTGCCAAGGGCTGGCGTGTTCCGCTGTCCGATGACGCGCTGCGAGACGTCGAGCTTTGCGCCGGTGAGGTGCTTGCCAACGCCGTTGAGCACACCGGTGCCCGGTTCCGGGTCACCGTGGGGTGGACGGGCGAGCGCCTCCGTGTCGAGGTCGCGGACAACAGCCTCCGGCCGCCCGACCGTGGTGCCGCCGAGGACATGCTCACCGGGGGTCGGGGGCTCCTGTTGGTCGAGGGACTCGCCCACTCGTGGGGCTGGAGGCCCGAAGGCGCGGGCAAAGTCGTCTGGTTCGAGTGCGCGGCCGACCAGTTGGTGACCGGGGACAGACGACTCGCCGTCCTCGTCAACGCCGCGCAGGCAAGGGGTCACGAGCTCTCGGACTCGGCCTGA
- a CDS encoding trimeric intracellular cation channel family protein: MTSQIFSHDVQQTLDLIGIFVFALSGGLLAVRKNMDIFGICVLAEVTALGGGVLRDVLIGAVPPAAFTNTGYFVTPLAAGLVVFFLHPEVERINRSIQTLDALGLGLFCVTGTAKAHDYGLGTVPSIALGMLTAAGGGVVRDVLAQETPALLRWDREIYAVPALVGATIVALLIAHGHLTTITATSAAMVAFVLRMLALKYGWRAPRAWHRNGSRVSED; this comes from the coding sequence TCAGCCACGACGTCCAGCAGACGCTGGACCTGATCGGCATCTTCGTCTTCGCCCTGTCCGGTGGGCTGCTCGCCGTCCGCAAGAACATGGACATCTTCGGGATCTGCGTGCTGGCCGAGGTCACCGCGCTGGGCGGCGGGGTGTTGCGGGACGTGTTGATCGGGGCGGTGCCGCCGGCCGCGTTCACCAATACCGGGTACTTCGTGACGCCGCTGGCCGCCGGGCTCGTGGTGTTCTTCCTGCATCCCGAGGTGGAGCGGATCAACCGGAGCATCCAGACCCTGGACGCGCTGGGGCTCGGGCTGTTCTGCGTGACCGGGACGGCCAAGGCGCACGACTACGGGCTGGGCACGGTGCCCTCGATCGCGCTCGGCATGCTGACGGCGGCCGGGGGCGGGGTGGTGCGCGACGTGCTGGCGCAGGAGACGCCCGCGCTGCTGCGCTGGGACCGGGAGATCTACGCGGTGCCGGCGCTGGTCGGCGCCACGATCGTGGCGCTGCTGATCGCGCACGGCCACTTGACCACGATCACCGCGACCAGTGCGGCGATGGTCGCCTTCGTGCTGCGGATGCTGGCGCTGAAGTACGGTTGGCGGGCCCCGCGGGCCTGGCACCGCAACGGCTCGCGGGTGAGCGAGGACTGA